Proteins from one Polynucleobacter wuianus genomic window:
- a CDS encoding copper chaperone PCu(A)C, translating into MKRSLLKTLSISILSLGFCGSLMAQDVSKTVTTNAIKIENAYTRATAPGQQVAGGFMKIENKGAASDQLVSASSPSAGEVQLHEMAMDGNVMKMRQVKDIAVPPNGAVELKPGGYHLMFMNLKGPFAAGQTVPVKLKFAKAGEVEVKLPVNAMGAMHDKH; encoded by the coding sequence ATGAAAAGATCATTATTAAAAACGTTATCTATCAGTATTCTCAGTTTGGGATTCTGCGGATCATTAATGGCCCAGGATGTCTCAAAGACTGTCACTACTAATGCAATCAAAATTGAAAATGCCTACACACGTGCTACTGCGCCAGGTCAGCAGGTAGCGGGTGGATTTATGAAGATTGAGAACAAGGGTGCTGCCAGTGATCAGCTAGTGTCTGCTAGCTCACCATCTGCAGGAGAAGTGCAATTGCATGAAATGGCTATGGACGGCAACGTCATGAAAATGCGCCAGGTAAAAGATATTGCTGTACCTCCCAATGGCGCTGTAGAACTCAAGCCAGGTGGCTACCACTTGATGTTCATGAACCTAAAAGGACCTTTTGCTGCTGGTCAAACCGTTCCAGTAAAGCTGAAGTTTGCTAAAGCAGGTGAGGTAGAGGTAAAGCTTCCCGTAAATGCAATGGGAGCGATGCACGATAAGCATTAA
- a CDS encoding TlpA family protein disulfide reductase translates to MKKLLSILFVLLAFIQSAYAQSSALKPYQKGDWKTVTKSYAGQPIVIHFWGVTCSPCAKEMPLWGKFLSQNKNAKIIFIQVDDVPSESASKMLTVANVNPVGNYTLASPFDDALRYEIDPKWRGETPMTLLIDKNGKVIRKTGSMDFEKLKQWYAIGA, encoded by the coding sequence ATGAAAAAACTACTAAGCATCTTATTTGTCCTCTTGGCATTTATACAGTCTGCATATGCCCAGAGTAGTGCATTAAAGCCTTATCAAAAGGGCGATTGGAAGACTGTTACCAAGTCTTATGCTGGGCAGCCTATTGTCATTCATTTTTGGGGCGTTACTTGCTCGCCTTGCGCAAAAGAAATGCCGCTATGGGGAAAATTTCTAAGTCAAAATAAAAACGCCAAAATTATCTTTATTCAGGTTGACGATGTTCCCTCGGAGAGTGCATCCAAGATGCTCACAGTTGCTAATGTCAATCCTGTCGGTAACTACACTTTGGCATCGCCTTTTGACGATGCTTTGCGTTATGAGATTGACCCCAAATGGCGGGGTGAAACGCCAATGACGCTATTAATTGATAAGAATGGGAAAGTTATTCGCAAGACTGGCAGTATGGATTTTGAGAAATTAAAGCAGTGGTATGCCATTGGTGCATAA
- a CDS encoding sialidase family protein, translating into MDHSSHMMGASSSKPTACTGSGLDCANAATPFFMADGKLLLAWTGGGVVSVAQSMDKGKTFSTPVVVAEHGKSLDTGADARAQIVADKTGNVLLAYAFFKDSNWNAQINIARSFDGGKTFSQPQSLVKDSSSQRFPSVVIRPDNSIFIAWIDKRLVADAKKSGQQRLGGSIAYSFSNDGGNSFTPELIANEASCECCRIGASLDPQGGVGIIYRAIFPGGIRDHATQIITPMGASKTQRVARDEWKTDACPHHGPTIAISSSGKIHVAWFTQGSARSGVFYASSSNQGEAYSKPQRIGAENANVSRPYLLAIDQSVWLVWKEFDGAKTSVYLKQSLDDGKSWSPPKVISATTGYGDHPLLVSHGKEVYLSWLTRENGYQLIPLNSK; encoded by the coding sequence ATGGATCACTCGTCTCATATGATGGGCGCTTCTTCTTCAAAGCCTACCGCTTGCACTGGGTCTGGGTTAGATTGCGCAAATGCAGCAACCCCATTCTTTATGGCAGATGGCAAGTTATTGTTGGCATGGACTGGGGGCGGTGTGGTTTCTGTTGCCCAGTCGATGGATAAGGGAAAAACATTTTCTACTCCCGTAGTTGTTGCTGAGCATGGGAAGTCTTTGGATACAGGTGCTGATGCACGCGCTCAAATTGTTGCTGACAAGACTGGTAATGTGCTGTTGGCTTATGCATTCTTCAAAGATTCCAACTGGAATGCCCAGATCAATATTGCAAGATCCTTTGATGGTGGGAAAACGTTTTCTCAGCCCCAATCTTTGGTAAAAGACAGTTCTAGCCAGCGCTTTCCTTCGGTCGTTATTCGACCTGACAACTCTATCTTTATTGCATGGATTGATAAGCGCTTAGTGGCTGATGCCAAGAAGTCAGGGCAGCAACGTTTGGGTGGATCCATAGCCTATTCGTTTTCTAATGATGGTGGCAATAGTTTTACTCCAGAATTAATTGCCAATGAAGCTAGTTGTGAGTGCTGTCGCATTGGGGCTAGCTTAGATCCCCAGGGCGGGGTCGGTATTATTTATCGCGCAATATTCCCTGGTGGTATTCGGGATCATGCGACTCAGATCATTACACCAATGGGTGCCAGCAAGACGCAACGCGTTGCTAGAGATGAGTGGAAAACGGATGCTTGCCCGCATCACGGGCCAACTATCGCTATATCGAGCTCAGGAAAAATCCATGTAGCCTGGTTTACGCAAGGTAGTGCTCGCTCCGGTGTTTTTTATGCCAGCTCTAGCAATCAAGGTGAAGCCTATTCCAAACCCCAAAGAATTGGCGCGGAAAATGCGAATGTATCAAGACCTTATTTGTTAGCAATCGACCAATCCGTTTGGTTAGTCTGGAAAGAGTTTGATGGCGCGAAAACTTCTGTATACCTCAAACAATCACTTGATGATGGAAAGAGTTGGTCACCCCCAAAGGTAATCAGTGCTACCACTGGATATGGTGATCACCCTTTGCTGGTCAGTCATGGAAAAGAGGTTTATCTCTCATGGCTCACTCGTGAAAATGGGTATCAATTGATTCCATTAAACTCAAAATAA
- a CDS encoding TonB-dependent receptor, with amino-acid sequence MKLKQRKISIYIGLIFGSILIGGVSRAQVIPPEYGQKIGDVVVSASLIGTELKDMTQNTSILTNEDIKNNPNQTIDQVLKNQSSVFLNDTPYYEKDVTGQSLNVRGLGTQRTLVLIDGVPANNAMYGTVEWNRAPLSAIEDVEFIRGGVSNLYGNMGMGGVINITTRQINENKGEASASYGSYGTGNVAASKEMALNDVLRLRVSADYFATDGYVVQSTISPATTYPNKKTTSVLSNQAAPLLPGIGPASANAANYRLDGSLKLNSDTDAFFKIGSHNFTNLSGPGYSFAPKTMQQTTFSTGVVTRLGSDHRVEANAFYENGNLWQQNVSNSPPASAYISSNYANPFSTVGASAKSIQKFNDFAIDEVMVGVDGRQVAAQNLTNSFSALSSTSNQPGTMTSSAYAKGQQEFYGVMTQLKSKASYIPLQATLTLREDQWQSQTPTYWLAGSNNVPGYTSVPNQTVYKFSPNLGLLLQATKELDFRAAAYQGFHAPGLNNTIRSYASSTSVSLSNPNLTPENMTGYEVGTDYRWNAGFVQVTGFRSMLSNAVYNPQITTAAALANGCPSTVCTGQTVTLYGNNQNLQSQGLEVQAHHDLNPHWAIDGTYTLTNTILTSIGAGVDPKLNPVGSQVGGVPQNMGYAALTYSPYEKTSISANVRYIGNSWMDAPHTLPVPSYAVIGLRANYQVTPQASVFASVVNLFNRTYITYNAATSQASYTLGQPQSITVGARIIF; translated from the coding sequence ATGAAGTTGAAGCAAAGAAAAATTAGTATTTATATTGGATTGATATTTGGATCAATCCTAATTGGTGGCGTGTCTCGAGCTCAAGTAATTCCGCCGGAGTATGGTCAAAAGATTGGTGATGTCGTTGTTAGTGCTAGCCTGATTGGCACTGAATTGAAGGATATGACTCAAAATACATCCATTCTTACCAATGAAGATATTAAAAATAATCCCAATCAAACGATTGATCAGGTATTAAAAAATCAATCAAGCGTGTTTTTAAATGACACGCCATATTATGAAAAAGATGTAACGGGTCAAAGCTTAAATGTACGTGGTCTAGGTACACAACGAACCCTTGTATTGATTGATGGTGTGCCAGCCAATAACGCAATGTATGGAACGGTTGAATGGAACCGCGCACCTTTATCAGCCATTGAAGATGTTGAATTTATTCGTGGTGGTGTCTCAAACCTATATGGAAATATGGGAATGGGAGGTGTAATTAATATTACTACCAGGCAAATTAACGAAAATAAAGGAGAGGCGTCAGCTAGTTACGGCTCTTATGGCACTGGAAATGTGGCAGCATCAAAAGAGATGGCCCTTAACGACGTATTGAGGCTCCGTGTTTCTGCAGACTACTTTGCTACCGATGGCTACGTCGTGCAATCAACAATATCGCCTGCAACCACTTATCCCAATAAGAAAACTACCTCTGTACTTTCAAATCAAGCTGCGCCTTTGTTGCCAGGCATAGGTCCGGCAAGCGCGAACGCTGCAAACTACCGCCTAGATGGGTCATTGAAATTAAATTCAGATACCGATGCATTTTTTAAAATCGGATCCCACAACTTCACCAATTTATCAGGACCGGGGTATTCCTTTGCACCCAAAACAATGCAGCAAACGACTTTTTCAACTGGTGTTGTGACTCGTTTAGGTAGCGACCATAGAGTAGAGGCTAATGCATTCTATGAAAATGGCAATTTATGGCAACAAAATGTTTCTAATTCTCCGCCTGCATCGGCTTATATAAGTTCAAATTACGCAAATCCCTTTTCAACGGTTGGCGCCTCTGCAAAATCAATACAGAAATTTAATGATTTCGCAATAGACGAAGTTATGGTTGGCGTGGATGGAAGGCAGGTTGCCGCACAGAATTTAACTAACTCCTTCAGCGCATTGAGCTCAACTAGTAATCAGCCTGGCACCATGACATCCTCTGCGTACGCTAAAGGTCAGCAAGAGTTTTATGGCGTTATGACACAACTTAAATCTAAGGCGAGCTATATCCCTCTACAGGCTACCCTAACACTTCGTGAGGATCAGTGGCAGAGTCAAACACCTACATATTGGCTAGCTGGTAGCAACAATGTTCCCGGATATACAAGCGTCCCAAATCAAACTGTATACAAATTTAGTCCTAACTTAGGCTTGCTTTTACAGGCCACCAAAGAGCTGGATTTTAGGGCCGCAGCTTATCAAGGTTTTCATGCTCCAGGACTTAATAACACTATTCGATCATATGCTAGCTCTACATCCGTTAGCCTTTCCAATCCCAATTTGACCCCCGAAAATATGACAGGATATGAGGTTGGAACAGACTACAGATGGAATGCTGGCTTTGTTCAGGTGACTGGTTTTAGATCAATGCTCTCTAATGCAGTTTATAACCCACAAATTACTACTGCTGCCGCTCTAGCAAATGGTTGCCCAAGCACAGTATGTACTGGGCAGACGGTAACTCTCTATGGTAATAATCAAAATCTACAGAGCCAGGGTCTGGAAGTCCAGGCTCATCATGATCTCAATCCTCATTGGGCGATAGATGGAACTTATACCCTGACAAACACCATTCTTACTTCTATAGGTGCTGGGGTAGATCCCAAATTAAATCCGGTGGGCAGTCAGGTTGGTGGTGTTCCCCAAAATATGGGGTACGCAGCATTAACTTACTCTCCATATGAGAAAACTAGCATTAGTGCGAATGTTCGCTATATCGGTAATTCATGGATGGATGCTCCACACACCTTACCCGTTCCATCCTATGCTGTTATTGGATTGAGAGCCAATTACCAAGTGACTCCTCAAGCATCAGTATTTGCTTCGGTGGTTAACTTATTTAATAGAACCTATATCACCTATAACGCAGCGACATCTCAGGCGAGTTATACACTTGGTCAACCACAATCCATCACCGTTGGCGCGCGTATCATCTTCTAA
- a CDS encoding DUF2946 family protein, producing MKFSKNRLIHWIAAAAIAMSALAPAVSQAVSLAKGGHGFAMEICSVDGSKMQIDVQGDEQDAANQVQPCPYCVMHSSITPAFNTNLTFEAPNSFALLPKLFYQSPKPLSVWVTPPSAAPPAQA from the coding sequence ATGAAATTCTCTAAAAACCGCCTTATTCACTGGATTGCAGCTGCAGCCATTGCAATGAGCGCACTCGCCCCAGCAGTTTCGCAGGCGGTCTCGCTTGCGAAGGGTGGTCACGGTTTTGCTATGGAAATTTGTTCGGTTGACGGTAGCAAGATGCAAATTGATGTGCAGGGCGATGAACAAGATGCCGCCAATCAAGTGCAGCCCTGTCCATATTGTGTAATGCACAGTTCAATTACCCCAGCGTTTAATACTAATCTCACATTTGAAGCCCCAAATTCTTTTGCCTTGCTTCCGAAGCTTTTCTATCAATCGCCTAAACCACTCTCGGTTTGGGTAACACCTCCCTCAGCAGCACCTCCAGCACAAGCCTAA
- the oxlT gene encoding oxalate/formate MFS antiporter — MSGEKTAGPLGGRWFQLLIGIICMSMIANLQYGWTLFVNPIDAKFGWGRAAIQVAFTIFVLTETWLVPIEGYLVDKFGPRPVVFFGGILCGIGWMMNAHADTLTMLYVAAAVSGVGAGAVYGTCVGNALKWFPDRRGLAAGMTAAGFGAGSALTVIPIANMIANQGYQDAFWYFGIWQGAIVVVLSLLLSKPIKSAITTAKAAVVQTRKDFRPMEMVKQPVFWIMYVMFVMVAAGGLMATAQLGPIAKDFQIAGVTVSLMGLALPALTFALTVDRVLNGLTRPFFGWVSDKIGREQTMTLCFTFECLGILGLYYLGRDPVMFVLLTGLVFFAWGEIYSLFPSTNADTFGSTYAAGNAGLLYTAKGTASLLVPLSSVLVTMTGGWEAVFWVASFLNGTAAILAWFVLRPMRRKLIERSA; from the coding sequence ATGAGCGGCGAGAAAACTGCAGGGCCTTTAGGAGGTCGTTGGTTTCAGCTACTAATCGGCATTATCTGTATGTCGATGATTGCAAACTTGCAATACGGTTGGACTTTATTCGTAAACCCAATTGATGCGAAGTTTGGATGGGGACGTGCAGCGATTCAGGTTGCATTCACCATTTTCGTATTGACCGAAACTTGGTTGGTGCCAATCGAGGGCTACCTCGTTGATAAATTTGGCCCACGCCCAGTAGTATTCTTTGGCGGCATCTTGTGCGGTATTGGTTGGATGATGAATGCTCATGCTGATACCTTAACTATGTTGTACGTTGCAGCTGCTGTGAGCGGTGTCGGCGCAGGTGCTGTTTATGGTACTTGCGTAGGTAATGCGCTCAAGTGGTTCCCAGATCGTCGTGGTTTAGCTGCTGGTATGACTGCAGCAGGCTTCGGTGCTGGCTCTGCATTGACTGTGATTCCAATTGCTAACATGATTGCTAATCAAGGCTACCAAGATGCGTTCTGGTACTTTGGTATTTGGCAAGGTGCAATCGTTGTGGTCCTAAGCTTGTTGCTCTCTAAGCCTATCAAGAGCGCGATCACTACAGCTAAGGCTGCCGTTGTTCAGACTCGTAAAGACTTCCGTCCAATGGAAATGGTTAAGCAGCCAGTGTTCTGGATCATGTACGTGATGTTCGTGATGGTTGCTGCTGGTGGCTTGATGGCTACTGCACAGTTAGGCCCAATTGCTAAAGACTTCCAAATTGCTGGCGTAACAGTGAGCTTGATGGGATTGGCATTGCCTGCATTGACATTTGCATTGACAGTTGACCGTGTATTGAACGGCTTAACCCGTCCATTCTTCGGTTGGGTATCTGACAAGATTGGTCGCGAACAGACAATGACCCTTTGCTTCACATTTGAGTGCTTAGGTATTCTGGGTTTGTACTACCTCGGTCGTGATCCTGTGATGTTTGTTCTGTTGACTGGTTTAGTGTTCTTTGCATGGGGTGAGATCTATAGTTTGTTCCCATCAACTAATGCAGATACATTCGGTTCAACCTATGCTGCTGGTAACGCAGGTCTTCTCTACACAGCTAAAGGGACAGCTTCATTGTTAGTGCCTTTGTCCAGCGTATTGGTGACAATGACTGGTGGTTGGGAAGCGGTTTTCTGGGTTGCAAGTTTCTTGAACGGAACTGCTGCAATCTTGGCTTGGTTTGTATTGCGTCCAATGCGTCGCAAACTCATCGAGCGTTCTGCTTGA
- a CDS encoding cyanophycin metabolism-associated DUF1854 family protein: MTQATHQLMRDALGRLVFVDAKGASHIGVHPVRAFPITSPSAGIGIMDQSGKEVFWYPDVAVIPNNELQLIEEELAAREFMPVIERITKVSTFATPSIWDIETDRGPTRIRLRGEEDIRRISGNTLLIADSNGLQFLIKDSTALDKVSKKLLDRFR, encoded by the coding sequence ATGACGCAAGCTACTCATCAACTGATGCGTGATGCACTTGGACGTTTAGTGTTTGTAGATGCTAAAGGCGCCTCTCATATTGGCGTTCATCCAGTACGAGCTTTTCCGATTACATCGCCGAGTGCTGGCATTGGTATCATGGATCAATCCGGCAAAGAAGTATTTTGGTATCCCGATGTTGCTGTAATTCCAAATAATGAACTTCAACTAATCGAAGAAGAATTAGCAGCGCGTGAATTTATGCCTGTGATTGAAAGAATTACAAAGGTCTCAACATTTGCGACCCCAAGTATTTGGGATATCGAAACCGATCGAGGCCCAACTCGCATTCGCCTCAGGGGTGAAGAAGATATTCGCCGAATTTCTGGCAATACACTATTAATCGCTGACTCGAATGGCCTCCAGTTTTTAATCAAAGACTCTACCGCTTTGGATAAAGTCAGCAAAAAGCTTTTGGACCGTTTCCGCTAG
- a CDS encoding cyanophycin metabolism-associated ABC transporter, whose translation MKPAILPFAPALPSHWQAILGGENSPVKSLEAVLAWVELDLDADLRFEKSLLMLTEQGLFWTDGQQFQSWPISTREHLIHGDHAGVGHLKLESADSLKRVWYFTLAVNPQILRLQSSFRQLTRGEERNEAEVSEYDKQICPVCLSPKPANSDVCPTCDPEDEKPPSTWTLFKLWRFAKPYKNQLLLGFVLTLLSTGATLIPPYLTMPLMDHVLIPYERGNPIDFHLATKYLLALFGAAIIAWGLGWWKTYLLALVSERIGADLRNTTFEHLLKLSLEYFGGKRTGDLIARIGAETDRICVFLSLYALDFATDVLMITMTAAILVSIDPLLALVTLAPLPFIVWMIHVVRDRLRFGFEKIDRIWSEVTNILADTIPGIRVVKAFAQEDRELKRFVDSNKHNLQINDRVNRVWGLFSPTVTLLTETGLLVVWGFGIWQVAHQKVTVGVLIAFLAYIGRFYVRLDSMSRIVSHTQKAAAGAKRIFDILDHVSSVPEPINPALLGPVQGRISMRGVGFRYGNRAVSKGIDLDIAPGEMIGLVGHSGSGKSTLVNLICRFYDVSSGSIALDGRDIRSIAIADYRKCIGLVLQEPFLFFGTIAENIAYGKPDATREEIIEAARAAHAHEFILRLPLGYDSLVGERGQSLSGGERQRISIARALLINPSILILDEATSSVDTTTEKEIQRALDNLVKGRTTIAIAHRLSTLRKADRLVVLDKGEIVEIGSHEQLMEAQGAYYALYQAQLRHAAELVEGGAIGESLEESVEKIKEERQDEKLQAVAKNIGGGV comes from the coding sequence ATGAAGCCAGCCATCCTACCTTTTGCCCCTGCGCTGCCAAGCCATTGGCAGGCTATTCTTGGGGGTGAAAATTCCCCTGTTAAGAGCTTAGAGGCAGTTCTGGCTTGGGTTGAGCTAGATCTTGATGCCGACTTACGCTTTGAAAAAAGCCTCTTGATGCTGACTGAGCAAGGCTTGTTTTGGACTGATGGCCAGCAATTTCAATCCTGGCCCATTAGCACCAGAGAACATCTGATTCATGGAGATCATGCTGGCGTTGGTCATTTAAAGCTTGAATCTGCCGATTCTTTAAAGCGAGTTTGGTATTTCACCTTAGCAGTCAATCCACAGATTTTGCGTTTGCAGTCAAGTTTTAGACAGCTGACTCGGGGTGAAGAGCGCAACGAGGCTGAGGTAAGCGAGTACGACAAACAGATTTGTCCAGTTTGCTTAAGTCCTAAGCCAGCAAATTCGGATGTGTGTCCAACTTGTGATCCCGAAGATGAGAAGCCGCCATCTACTTGGACTTTGTTCAAACTCTGGCGTTTTGCCAAGCCTTATAAAAACCAATTGTTACTTGGCTTCGTGTTAACACTGCTATCAACTGGTGCAACATTAATACCGCCGTATCTCACTATGCCTTTGATGGATCATGTTTTGATTCCGTATGAGCGTGGCAATCCAATTGATTTTCATTTAGCAACTAAATATTTATTGGCGCTCTTTGGTGCTGCCATTATTGCCTGGGGCTTAGGTTGGTGGAAGACCTACTTACTTGCGCTGGTGAGTGAGCGAATCGGCGCGGACTTGCGCAACACCACGTTTGAACATTTACTAAAACTCTCTCTAGAGTATTTCGGTGGTAAACGTACCGGTGACTTGATCGCGCGTATCGGTGCAGAGACCGATCGTATCTGCGTCTTCCTGTCCCTGTATGCGCTTGATTTTGCGACCGACGTTTTGATGATCACCATGACTGCAGCCATCTTGGTATCGATTGATCCGCTGTTGGCCTTAGTTACCTTGGCGCCATTGCCCTTTATTGTGTGGATGATCCATGTAGTGCGTGATCGTTTGCGTTTTGGTTTTGAGAAGATCGATCGTATTTGGTCTGAAGTCACCAATATTTTGGCCGATACGATTCCAGGTATTCGTGTGGTCAAGGCGTTTGCTCAAGAAGACCGTGAGCTCAAACGTTTTGTCGATTCGAATAAACACAACCTACAAATTAATGATCGCGTGAATCGTGTTTGGGGATTATTTTCACCAACCGTAACACTACTTACCGAAACCGGTTTATTGGTTGTGTGGGGCTTTGGTATTTGGCAGGTCGCGCATCAAAAAGTGACTGTTGGCGTATTGATTGCATTCCTGGCATATATCGGTCGTTTTTATGTGCGCTTAGATTCGATGAGTCGTATTGTGTCGCACACTCAAAAAGCAGCCGCTGGTGCTAAGCGCATCTTTGATATTTTGGATCACGTCTCCAGCGTCCCTGAGCCTATCAACCCAGCACTTCTTGGCCCAGTGCAAGGTCGTATCTCAATGCGTGGCGTAGGTTTCCGGTACGGTAACCGCGCAGTATCCAAAGGCATTGATTTAGACATTGCTCCAGGCGAGATGATTGGCTTGGTGGGGCATAGCGGTTCAGGTAAGAGCACTTTGGTGAACTTGATTTGCCGTTTTTATGATGTGAGTTCTGGATCTATTGCTCTAGATGGGCGCGATATTCGGAGTATTGCAATTGCTGACTATCGCAAATGTATTGGCTTGGTGTTGCAAGAACCATTTTTATTCTTTGGCACGATTGCAGAGAATATTGCTTACGGCAAACCTGATGCCACTCGTGAAGAAATTATCGAAGCAGCTCGTGCTGCACATGCCCATGAATTTATTCTGCGTCTGCCATTAGGTTATGACTCACTTGTCGGTGAGCGCGGTCAATCTCTATCTGGCGGTGAGCGTCAGCGTATCTCGATTGCGCGCGCACTCTTAATTAATCCAAGCATTTTGATCTTGGACGAAGCAACCTCATCAGTCGATACAACAACTGAAAAAGAAATTCAGCGAGCATTAGATAACTTGGTTAAAGGCCGCACAACTATTGCGATTGCGCACCGTCTCTCAACCCTCAGAAAGGCTGACCGCTTGGTAGTATTGGATAAAGGCGAGATAGTGGAGATCGGCTCTCATGAGCAATTGATGGAAGCTCAGGGGGCCTACTACGCCCTATACCAAGCACAGTTACGTCATGCTGCTGAGTTGGTTGAAGGCGGCGCAATTGGTGAGAGCTTAGAAGAGAGCGTAGAAAAAATTAAAGAAGAGCGACAGGACGAGAAACTACAAGCGGTTGCAAAAAATATTGGGGGAGGAGTATGA